The nucleotide sequence TCTAGCTTTGCTAAATCTCTTATTGTCTTGTCAGTGATTTCATCTTCCTTAACTTCTTTGATCTCTTGTATGTGTATGTTGTATCGTTTAATTTTATTTTTTCCACCAAGTTGACTATAAATGTATTCGATTGCTTGTTTTTCATTTAAAGCTCTAACATATTTTGTGAATTTTTGACTTGTAGGAAATCTTGACGCACTAAATATGGCAGTTCCTCTGACCATGAAAATTTTTACTTCAGCCATACTAATCACTAAATGCTCTTTGGATTCTTAAAATCTCTGCTCCCGTTGTTGAGGAACCTACTAGAACTCCATTTCTGTTAGCCACTAATCCGCTCCTTATAAAGACGCTCCCAAAATTTACAGTTCCAGAATCTAACTTTACTTTAAATAATTCACTCAATTTTTTCAACTCTTCTTCAGTTGCGTCAATATGTACTAAACCAGCCTTGTCTGTAATTACTGCCACTGATCCTACTGTAATTATATTTGCTATTGTACCCTTAATTGCAGTATCAATCTGCAATGCTTTCTTTACCTTATTTATTTCCGCCTCAGAAAGATCTTGGTAAATAAGTGCACCATGCGTGTTGGATAATATGATATTTCCTAAAGCAGTAGGTCTAATATCCACAACCTCGACTCTAACGTCTTTAGCCTGTTCCTTTATGACCTTTATTTCATCTGCCAGAGCTGTTCTAGGTAGGAGAATTACATCATTATTTCCTGTAACCAGAATACCTACTAGCACGCTCTTAGATATGGTAGTCTGTATTATTTCTGTTTTCAGTATTCCTTGAATTTTC is from Sulfolobus acidocaldarius DSM 639 and encodes:
- a CDS encoding translation initiation factor IF-6, which produces MILDKLSIFGTDNIGIYIFTNDKYTIIPKIDDKEVIEKIQGILKTEIIQTTISKSVLVGILVTGNNDVILLPRTALADEIKVIKEQAKDVRVEVVDIRPTALGNIILSNTHGALIYQDLSEAEINKVKKALQIDTAIKGTIANIITVGSVAVITDKAGLVHIDATEEELKKLSELFKVKLDSGTVNFGSVFIRSGLVANRNGVLVGSSTTGAEILRIQRAFSD
- the rpl18a gene encoding 50S ribosomal protein L18Ae; this translates as MAEVKIFMVRGTAIFSASRFPTSQKFTKYVRALNEKQAIEYIYSQLGGKNKIKRYNIHIQEIKEVKEDEITDKTIRDLAKLDKIIM